The region actaatacacctcatgctcactgtcgagttataacatgggtgtcttcttatacaccagacacacatgacgtattcatacacctcatgctcactgtcaaataataacatggatgtcttcttacacaccaaacacacaacaCTGTAACACAATCCTACAACCTTGCTATAAACTGCAGTGAAGTATGAATTATCCCATTCATTGAAGAGATACGATGGGTTTTTAAGTGAGCGAGTTCCACAGAATGAATTCTCACTTGAAATTGCTCCAGAATACACACCAGTGTTTGTCTCAAAGTCactgaaacaaacaaatatcatAGTTTTGTCACAAGAATATACACCTTTATATACACACACAACAGCacattttaacatgttacaaaATTTCAGTTTCGAaccacaaacattttaaatttcaacttTGCTGGGAATGGTTTTAGTTGTCAACcgaaatgtataaaaaaaaagacaattgtttcttatatatacatagacttaatgtttgtattgaaactatagactatacttttaaaaaagtttcatattcagaaatttattttgaaaacctATGAACcaaaaatgttatgtttcaaaaatattataaatcaaAGGACAAATACCCCCAGTTAAAAGCACTTGACTTACAAATGCTTGAAATAATTCCCAGCCAAAGTAGTTCCAAGTTGGTGTGGGCATCTTGGTCCAAACAAACTATTGATGGCATTAACAACATGTGAGGTAGGGGCATCAAAAGCAATTGGTGTAGATATGTAGCCATCCACAGTCAAGGTGAAGGTGTCTAACTTTGGCACGCCAACCTGGACCTCAGTGGTTGTCACCGATAAGTCACCACTGTTGCTGGTGGCACTTAATTCAATTTTGCCTGCGTGGAAAATACAGTATTTGTAGGAGATAAAAATTTTGCACTCGATATTACTTaacaaaaatacttaaatttttatactaaaacagctttttacTAGTTTGCGCATAAGTTTTCTTCAATtctatacaatttttaaatagtaaattaaacataaacacatcTTGTGAACATTTTCTAAATTGTTGGTTGTTTTCtcatttaatgaatttattGAACTAGGACAAAATGTAGCATTAGGAGATGCTACACttgcttttaattaaacaaacttaCCGTAAAATATTGGCCGCTGTCTTTATTCATTTAGTTGGAAAATTAGAACAAAAGTCacaaattaaatgaataaacttaTTGTAAATACACCCAACTAACCTCTGTTGGTTTTAAAGGTGATATCATATGTATCGTTTACATATGTCACTGTTTCAACTTCAGAATTCGTGGGAATCAATGCCGTGATCGCTGACTTTACTTCAAACTCTGTGGCTCCAAACAAGATGGGATCTGTGGAGGTGATTTGgatgaatttaacttgtttatctttgtgtggcgggcaacgacagtcattataccaCAAGAGGTGTTTTATACAGATCTTGCtcgcttaaaagttaccacgtatctaacttattcatcctcgcgcaacagggtaatgacagtcgttataacacaagtgtcccacttacgaattaccacgtatgtaacttatttatcctcacatggcagggcaatggtagtcgttataacatggatgttctgtttcacacacctcgtgcccacttacgagttaccacgtatgtaacttatttatcctcacatggcagggcaatggtagtcgttataacatggatgttctgtttcacatacctcatgcccgcttacgagttaccacgtatgtaacttatttatcctcacatggcgggcaatggcagtcgttataacatggatgttctgttttatacaccccgtgcccgtttacgagttaccacgtatgtaacttatttatcctcacatggccgggcaacgacagtcgttacaacacggatgttctgttttatacacctcgtgcccgcttacgagttaccacgtatgtaacttatttatcctcgcatggcagggcaacgacagtcgttatagcaggAGTGTTacttttcatacaccttatgcccacttactagttaccaggtatgtaactttgtgggtgattgtattTATCTTTTTCACTATTCTGCCGACAAGTTAAAAAAGCATAAGGGACCAATGGAACCTTTTGCagcctgaaaaaaaaagaggATGGAAAACATGGAAAAGATTGGTAATAcgcaccatacatggtggcttggTACCCCCCCCCCCAAGTTCTGACCATCACTCAACATCCAACAAACCTGTTGAAGTCTTGAACACAGTGATGGTGAATGAATGTCCACTGCATGAACTGATACTACACGTTGTCTCAATGGTCCACTGGGATGATACAGGTGTTTGTTCAACCCAATCCTCAAGCGAGATTGACTGATGTTCATGGTTAAGAGTAGATGAGATTGCCACGGTTTGAACTTCAGAAACTGCAAGAgctgaaaacaaagaaaaaaagtttaattttgtatatatttatagagtGTGTTACTTTATCAATTATTTCGgacaaaaacaaagaaaaaattttactatgtatttttttcttagtgTGTTACTTTATTAACGATTTcggacaaaaacaaaaataaagttttattatgtattttttgtatcaATGACTTTGAACAAATTATTTGTGAGTTAGAGCAATTAGCTTTAAATGCCCTGCCCCAAAACGCATACGCTCATAAGTGTGTCATTAACACCAGTGTGCTCTAGGCTGGAGTTAGGTGTCTTAACCACTATTTTACAGCgccagaaatatataaaataatattagaaGTTTGTTAAACTTGAAACCTGTATTCTCTGGTATGTAGTTTGTAGTATCAACCTTCACATTCAGTTTAAAGTTAGCACCCCCAGTTCCTTGAAGATGGCGGATCTCAAAGTAATGCGGAGTTCTTGCTTGTAATGTAACTGAGGCACTGTTGCCACCGGATGTAATAATCTTAGTCTGCAAAAAGGTCAAGTTCAAATGCATTAAGGGCCCTATACCAGAGGTAGGAAACCTATGGCTCTCAGTACAGAGAGGCCTTATTGgtgataaaaattttattttaaatccttCCCTAAAATGTGTTCACACcaattcatacaccttatgcttgcttacgaattaccacttATCTAACTTTTTGAGTGATTGCCTTTTTCTGTATGGCAGACAATTTGggcaactcattagtgaccactgggttggagcaaatgccattaagtgtcttgcccacatactccaacaatggtagcagcagcaagccttgaatccattacctctgggctACAGACAGGTGCACTAAGCAAAACATCACAAAATATCAGAGATTAAAACAAATTCGAAATTACTTTTCCAGCTTCATCTTCCCCATTAGAGTTGATGTAAAGGTCAGCGTTGTCGTCTGCAGCAAGATTGAATATGTGCCCTCCAGTGACAGCAGGGTAGTAAAAACCACGGCTACGAGAAACAAAGTTTTCTCCACTGATGGTACCGGATTCAGATTTGTCAGTGTGGAAAGTGAGGTAACCTGGTGGATGAAATTATTAGGATTTGTCCAAAATTGGTCTTATTTTTCAGgtgtaaaaaatactttcaagTAATAAGgagaatagaaaaaagaaaagtagattttgtttatgatcaaatttataagttattacatatgcaattttgtgggtgattgtttttagtgattttttttatttttttaaaatagtctggctgacaattttagacaacacattagagaacactgggttggaaaaatACCATGTGGGCTAGATGCAGGTGCTCCAACTATAGCGCTGAATGCTTTcaacaaatatttagattGTTTGAAAACCAGTAGCACATTGAGCTAGAACTGACTATTTTGAATTGATAAAACTAACACTGTAGGAAATCTAAATAGCTCACCAGATACAGAAGTATCCAATGTTGCATCTTTGTCTGTTATGCCAGGGAAGACCTCAATATTAAGTCCACGGCCTCCAGCGTAAACGCTCTTGCTTGTCGCTGGTTCGGTGGCGGTCTTACAGATGATTTGGTTGTCAGTGACACTTGTCACTGTGCAAGCTACACCTCCAACCATTACCTGTTGAAAGCAAAGTTAGCCTTGGTTTGcatgaaataaatgaagtttactttatcctcgcgtggccggaaacgacagctgttataacgcgggtgtttatacacctcgtgccacctTACGAGTTGTCAAGTATGTTActctgtgggtgattattttggggggaagatattttcatttttttaagtgtggctgacaattcggacaacccattagtaatcactgggttggagacaTTCTATTTCATAAATCGCAGAACTTAgtgtgtatgttactttgtgggtaactGATTAGTAAAAAGCATGCATCAATGTTTTTGTGGctaattttattctttattgtcGCCAACACATAACAATTTATGTTAAGTTAGAATGGGCAAGAAATAATCATGATTCTGCATTGTCTAACTAGTACAGGTAAGATGTTAAATAGTAAACCACACATGGAAAATATTAGATTATGCAAACGATAAGTTGATAATAAGTTTCTTACTCGAGCTCTGATCCCAGATTGATCATCAAAGTTTCTCCCAGATATAGTAAGCATGGTCCCACCAACAGTGCTCCCTTCTTTTGGGGACACATCTGTCACAActgtagaaaaaatatatttggtttaaatgaTATAAAACCTTTATTGGTGGTACATCAAAAGTTTCGAGTGCTAGTGTGGAACAGACCGTGTTACTATATAAtttaagatatagtagggtaggggaagataggacacctttgcattctatttactagtcccatttaataggaatcaaaaaaaatcaaagaattctaaagcACATTATAAAACCGCTGTCATGTCTctctaacttttaaaacagcagGACAACAGGagtactttttaaaacaggggtaTGATTCATAGGTTTAAGcctaaaacagattttacctTTTTGTGTGGCCTATTAGATATATTCAAAATGACTTCAGTTTTACAGAACAACAGCATTTAAAACGACAAAAGCATTTGTACCAAACTTAAATGAATacatgaatgcaacttatttatcctcgcatgcccggataacgacagtcgttataacacgagtgttctgtttcatacacctcgtgcctgcttacaagttaccacgtatgtcaTTTTgtagtgaatttttttttatgtttggcttataatttggacaacccattagtgaccactggtatTCACCTGCATAAGTCTGTAGCATGTAGATCCTGTTATCTGCGCTTAGATGTTTAGTTGATGAGTACGGCCTTGATCTGCCGAACCCCTCGTTGACGATGAAAGAAAAGTTTTGGTTCCCGACGTACTTGCTACGGATCTTGCAAGTGAGAGAACCCCAGTTTGATTCACCCTCTGCCCCCTCAAGAGAAATGCCATACCTGGGGggggaataaataaaatcacaaaTGTAGATATAAATTTAAGGCAAATGTATTTATTACTATACCTGagcttttataaaaaaaaatattttttgtaattttgaaTAAGTTAGCTATGATTGAGAAATGGAGAATAAtgtaaattacatttgtaaCAACTTTTAGTTGCCGTCTGCtggtgtttataaataaaaatacaaattttagggacaatatataataaactacctgtagtatatattttaacttctctggtataaatgtaaatttcgGCAAGATTACATCAGGGCTTGACGATGTAGAACCAAGCATGGTTTTAACCGCAAAAGCGttagaataaaatttgtatttataccaTGGAAGTCAAAAATATGTTACAccatgcctggtagcagaagtaagaCTGTTATATTGGAAGTGATAGTACAAGTAAAAAGTGGTAGTACAAGTAAAAAGTGATAGTACAAGTAAAAAGTGGTAATACAAGTAAAAAGTGATAGTACAAGTAAAAAGTGGTGTAAAacaagtgtataaaacaaaacaacgatAATCTAGACTCACTACATTAAAACCACACTGCGGATTAATATAATGCAATTTATAATTCCCCTTCTAACTTAGTTAATGAACTTACGGGACATCAGTGTCCTTCAAATGATCACATTGCCCCGAGGTCAACCAGATCCTTGCTATGTTTGAAGTCTGCCCGTTGGTTGCTGTAGCAACAGCAGAACTTATCAGGTTGGTGAAAAGTCGGCCGCGAACTTTAATCAGAGACTCAGGTTCAAGTGTCGTTGCATTCAATGATTCAACCAATGGAGTGCGACCGCTGTTCACCTTTATATTGCAttgttaaatgaataaattgaaatataaaatccaTCAGcaacctgggtgttggggtgttggccaactctggttcaATGTCggataaataaacttaagtaaagcatacagaaaataaatgGTTCTGTATATCAAATTAAATACAGTCGCGAAAATCTAATTTTGTCAGATTGAGCTTAAATTCATTTGTTTAGTTTGAGATGGAAAATGGCTTGCTGTTTTTTAATCGAGTActtatttgtgtattttttcgTCTTATAATTTGATCGGGTACTTATTTGTGTATAATGTGTATTTCAGATACCAACGCTGTCCCCAAAACCCTAATATAAGTAATTATTTAGTTTTCATTTGGTTCTtccaaaaaaagttaacacTACTATGGCTCCCTTTaagtaattatttataacaattagTATTATAACGAACAATCTCACATGAAATCTACAACTCCAGCTCGTGTAAGCGTTGTTGCAGTAATGACTGTTGTCCAACCAAACTCCATTCAACTTCATACGAATGTAGTAAGTGCCCTTTGTCATCTCTCTGCATTAAGTATATATCATTACAGAACAACACaatatattaacataataataactttatttgtatctCGATTGGAGCGaagtttaaaagtattttaaacgaaaggaCAGGGCGACAAAACTACAGCTGTTTAAACACGTTACAGTTAAaaaggtatttaaaattagttggaagaaaatgcTGTAGgtctgtaggacctcacccatatagaatagaatgtgcatatactatgttggggtaatgggccaactctggcctaaatcttagcggccatatagaatagaatgtgcatatactatgttggggtaatgggccaactctggtctaaatctcaggtctcatggcatgcctcactgtaggatctcaaccatatagaatagaatgtgcacacacaatgttggggtaatgtgccaactctggtctaaaccccaggccccatggtgtgccacactgtacgacctcacccatatagaatagaatgtgcatatacaatgttggggtaatgggccaactctggtctaaatcctaagtcccatgacgtgcctcgTCCAAATACTTCacacatataaaatacaagtCTCATTCACCTCGTGTAACACACAGTTTGTGTTTCATCGCTCTCAGCCTCATGGATGTCACAAACATACTGGTTGACTGAGTTGACAAGGAAAACCTCTTTACGAGGCTCCTCACCAGCGAAGGTCATTTGTACAGCAAACCCTGGAATACATGAGTTATTTAGCGTGGTGTGAGGGGATGGTTATAATGTAACCTGaaagtaagcatgaggtgtatgaatacaccgtgtgtgtccggtgtataagaagacacctatgttataactggacagtgagcatgaggtgtatgaatacaccatgtgtgtttggtgtataagaagacacttatgttataacctgaaagtgagcatgaggtgtatgaatacaccatgtgtgtttggtgtataagaagacactcatgttataacctgaaagtgagcatgaggtgtataaatacaccatgtgtgtttggtgtataagaagacactcatgttataactcaacagtgagcatggagTGTATCAATACACCAAATGTAGGTATATGAATTACCAAATGTATATgaattagaaacaaaacagtgcaataaaaaatcattCCCAAACATGGCTAAGGGATTTCCCTTAGCTATaaaataacacaggtgtaaAGAATCGCGTGATTTACTCTTGGTGGCGCATCATGAAAGCTGGATATACAATGGCAGTAAAAGTTTATTCAAACCTAATTTACCTATACCATCATCGGCTCACGCAAATAAAGACGACGCTTTGTGGTACCTCGCCATTGTAACAGCGCCGCTCGTTGATACTTATTGCGCAAATATCCACGAACAGATGGCGTATCCATAGCATTACGTATTATTTTACTTATCATTTCGAAAAACGGCAGCGACTaccatattatttaaacaacgaagaaagGGAACTAGCAACAAAActagtcgttaaaacacgttacGGACAGAAGGCATGAAAAAGATCGTCAGCTGAAAGCGTTGCTGTTGAACGCAGATATATTACACACAATACTATAAATCATATACTTTTTCTACCGCGAGTGACAGTTCCTTAACGTAACTCCAGTTACGAATCAGTTATTAAACCTAATTACAGACCATTTATCGTTAAACCTACCGCATTTCCACCTGGCAAATATGCTGTACCAACCGCAGCCCGTACCGACACGCAGTGTGAATTTTATaacgtggggtaagatggatatcacTTGAACGTAATATCCCATAAtttatgatcgtgttttgaaccattaacaatgctctttttaaattctgagttatcttttaaaattctGAGATATCTTTTAAAATTCTGAGATATCTGagataaatttgtaaatattcttggtttactacccaatggttcgataaagagaatgaaagcgtgggccatcttaccccaaccgaCTATAGGCCTACGATATACCAAGCATGAAACCGGTTGTCGAACCTTGAAAACACAATCCGCATAATAATGTTGATAACGCATATATAACTATTTCATAAGTTGGCAATTACCATATTTACCTTGTTTCATTTTCCCGCCTGTTGCCACATTACTATGATAATagaccaacaacaacaataaatttaCGAACCttgtccaaatatcttgatctgAGTTGCTCCATTTTCCCCGCCATACTTTGGTGTCATATATGAGACATATGTAGTTTCCTGGGCTGCAAACCAACGTAAATATCATCTTATcgcagtttaaataaaacaattaatattcaAGTGCTACGAAATTCGTTACTGACAAAAAGGTCAATgaattgttttctattttcgTCTAAAAGGACATTATCAGTCTCTATTTAAaagaatatgattttatatttgtttgaatgttctttatttactaccaaatgggaaggggaaatagattaaaaaggtgtcccatctttccccaccatactataaatagtttaccttaaacattacttttaacTCCTAACTGTCATTAATCATTGTAACAACTCGTATGGTATTCACACACGTGTTATCATAGCAAACAAACTGTGTACAATAAAACGGTCTAGCAAGTTAAAAGCGCCCATCGCGATAAACGCCGTTAATTGATGATAAAACAATCTGTTTGCTCGCGCGACACTTTGAATCCAGCTCGGCGCGTTTAAGATCATCTGCCATTTATAAAGTAAACGCAGATGGCGAGAAACAAATTAATTCACATGCGTGAAACAGCAGTTAAACCAATACCCAGTAACTTGATTTTTATGCGGTAGTTAATTCTACATTACCACTTGTTTAACCCACATGGTGGGTAATGTAACGAGTGTCCTATTGATCATATACACCTTATGCATGTATTGCAATTCTGTATAAAACTTAGAAATATTCTTTTAGTAATCCTTATTTTGTAGAAATTGGCGTCTTGCCTGATAACACGTGCCCATAATGACGTCAGTGTCGCTatgattataaaataaaaagtttgttttttcaataaagtttatttttcgtAGAGGGACTCTGCTTTTGAGACGATTCTGCATGTGTATGAACATAAAACAGACTTCAGCATGTGCTgtatcatatatagtagagtgggagaagatgggacaccttttcattctatttcttgttacatttggtagtaaacaaagaacattaaatgaattgtaaaaccgtatcctcacgacttccacagaccgttataaatagtttaaaacaccatccgGATTTTCGAGTGttgtgtgttaaaggtgtcccatcttccccgatcCTACATTGTAggaatgtatgtaactgtgAATGCAGCAATACCGATCTGCAGGTGCAACTGTCTGCAAGGGTAGCGGAAGTGACGTGAAAGGACGTTGAAAGATAATAATTTCACcattgttttgtgtaaaagGTCATTCTAAGTGTGAATCCAATTGTTTCGGacaatgacgtaacaatggtacATGTCTTAAAACAATTGGAGCCTTCGCATATTATTCGATTGTTTAGAATTCTGACTTCATAATGGTGGTATCTACGTAATAATTGATGCGTTGTCATCACACTTGGATTGTGTCATcacaaatgaatgaaaaataatCCAGTTCCTATTATTTCCCACAGCGGGCGGCGTGTCGCGATGAAAGGCCATTGTTTGGTCACAATCGGCGCAACAAACGGAAgagtttgaaattaaaataaaacaaaaaatgtttatttcatattttcgcGTCGTCTCCACggcttgttgttttaaaagttatttatgttttatttgtgttagTGACCGTATGTAGGGGTACGGGGTCACCCttgtaataacaaaaagtCAATGAACTGAGGTTTAGCAGCATTTGAAGATATTTAAAATGCTGCAAAATTTGTTACGCCAAACAGGGTATAttcacttcgtgacgtcacgaaatttatattttttctatttattcaatttttgtaaaatatttatttcatgaaaAAACTTACCTTCCGACGTCACAATGGTCCCTATGACGAACAACAGAACGTACGCGATGGCGCGCTCCATTTCGTCGTGTCTTTTTCCAACAATTAATATACGCAACTTAATTCTTAAATTTCGATACAATTTCGTTAAACCTGCGGAAAGAATCCCAAAGTTACTTATCTCCAAGTTGAAAGAATCCAAGATTTTGCAACAACTTTCGTGGATCTAAATGTAGAGATTATACCTACGGAAATACTTTTGCAGTTGTTGTAAGGTTGggaaacataaacaaaaatctcACAGTTTAAATTACGTTTTACTGCAATAAAGAAAACATCAACTGAAATAACGAAGAAACGAGAAAAGAGTAAATTATTACTTAAAGAATGCACAGTGTTAAGAGaaactaatttaatataacggaagaatatattttgtaaaaaacggTCACTTAATAGTTGTTTAATTTGAGTAAACATTAATTAAGGAAAATGATTCATTCCAGCAAATTCAAAGCATTTGGTTAGTTTGTTATacagattttataaaataattctgaaaaacaaaatcaagtttactaCGCCTGTATATAGGTATGTCATACTATTTAATTTCTGAATTTGTTCCCATTTTGAAGGACTGACTAAAAAcatggtttttaaatttaaaaaaatattcctatTTAAAACACGCCTAATACATTgattatacagtaggatgggagaatatgggacacctcaTCATTCTATATATTCTCATTTCATTTggttataaataaagaacttttaaggaattataaaaccgtatcctcacgactcccatagaacgttcctaattgtttaaatagtgatatattatatcttaatagtgtcccgtcttccccatcATACTGCAAAAGTTTGGCCTATTTCCTTATAcgcttaaaacaaaatacattctACCGAAAAGTTGTTTTCTGTTTGACCTTATATTTTCGCTCATATATGCCAAGGCTACCATTTTATCAGTTCACCGTATAAGCCCTGTGCTCAAATAATGATGATTATGAAGTACCAGTCCATTAAATAGG is a window of Ciona intestinalis unplaced genomic scaffold, KH HT000091.2, whole genome shotgun sequence DNA encoding:
- the LOC108950272 gene encoding fibrocystin-L-like; the protein is MERAIAYVLLFVIGTIVTSEAQETTYVSYMTPKYGGENGATQIKIFGQGFAVQMTFAGEEPRKEVFLVNSVNQYVCDIHEAESDETQTVCYTREMTKGTYYIRMKLNGVWLDNSHYCNNAYTSWSCRFHVNSGRTPLVESLNATTLEPESLIKVRGRLFTNLISSAVATATNGQTSNIARIWLTSGQCDHLKDTDVPYGISLEGAEGESNWGSLTCKIRSKYVGNQNFSFIVNEGFGRSRPYSSTKHLSADNRIYMLQTYAVVTDVSPKEGSTVGGTMLTISGRNFDDQSGIRARVMVGGVACTVTSVTDNQIICKTATEPATSKSVYAGGRGLNIEVFPGITDKDATLDTSVSGYLTFHTDKSESGTISGENFVSRSRGFYYPAVTGGHIFNLAADDNADLYINSNGEDEAGKTKIITSGGNSASVTLQARTPHYFEIRHLQGTGGANFKLNVKVDTTNYIPENTALAVSEVQTVAISSTLNHEHQSISLEDWVEQTPVSSQWTIETTCSISSCSGHSFTITVFKTSTDPILFGATEFEVKSAITALIPTNSEVETVTYVNDTYDITFKTNRGKIELSATSNSGDLSVTTTEVQVGVPKLDTFTLTVDGYISTPIAFDAPTSHVVNAINSLFGPRCPHQLGTTLAGNYFKHFDFETNTGVYSGAISSENSFCGTRSLKNPSYLFNEWDNSYFTAVYSKVCFAYIGDINSHLWISYFFEDVDNNNAIVEYYLVAFNGLGLEDSTTWKHVCVDVEKLLKEKHANGNNFKVRQLYIAAGNDPDTDHYVDNFFIASSVSLSDDQIQEMQRRIQPSAVPSIKLESLTVTKTNNIYNVTFYPIDCGSSFPLLGVAFTSQTTISSDEAVYGIDWNSTSRVRVTRLMAASPAVTGTFDISFADPTFGSLSALPTNISADDLTLQLQSLAGVNSVNVVKSGTCYGYSWQTTFVSPGGKYPAMTTDGTNMVGKSPVVTPTVVTEGGINMNPIYGDFFSTGHSQPQVQVYINNVPSKCDGDYDSDAATSCGFQWSSAATPTLTNVTPTSGVTGDSISLTGSGFGTTASDVTVTIGGMACTVSTVTDTSVSCTLGESPGGTQTIAVKVAGKGSAASTAGTFTVTSAVTSITPTSGSTNGCTTVTIAGSAFDTLSSTVAIGGYDCVVSMVTYSTIVCTTSAATSAGSVSVVVTTSSVAATSSVTYEYTDTGAASISAISSTTYTSNGGTRVTITGTNFGTTQGVVTFGTNSVTVASWSDTSIEIDTPALAPAIYDLHVIIQPNGCALNSVAASVTYGFSVSSISETTGSHMGGTTITIAGEGFTTDTSVTFGDITCDATVTSSTEMTCVTSSSGVVHNVTNDGAHA